The window ATATTCAGCCACGCCGATCTGAAGGGAAAAAGAGTAAGCGGCAACTTCCCCACTCCCTCATTGCAGGCCCAGGCTGAAGCGTTCCTTGCCAACGGCAACCTGGAATGGAAAGATGTCATACCTGTGCCCGTCAACTCTATTGTGGAGGCGGTAAAAATGGTGATGGACGGCCGGGCTGATAGTTCAGGAACTACTGCTCTCGGCACGGGCATCGTCGAAGAACTCAATGCCAAGAAGGGCGCCAGGTTTCTGGGCGTAGATATTTCTCCTCAGGCACTGGAAAGAACCAGGAAGTTTCACCCCGGCTATCCTTACAAAGTGAAACCGGACCCGAGGTATACGGGAGTAGAGAAGGAACAGTACGCATGGGCCTATGACATTTACCTCATTGCAGGCGAACAGGTTCCCGATAACGTGATTTATCTTATCACCAAGGCTCTTTGGGAAAACTACAAAGATTTCGATAAGGTGAACCAGTTATTAAAAGACTGGGTACCGGACCGGTTCGTGTCTAAAGAAGCGGTGATTC is drawn from Deltaproteobacteria bacterium and contains these coding sequences:
- a CDS encoding TAXI family TRAP transporter solute-binding subunit, with translation MMRKMMFSFFLGLVTILFWGHAAMAAEKLPSTVSIGTHPVGSFFNIVGTAAAKGISDHTQIRGIPKPMAGPTAWLPYMERGDIELGVLNVWDAEKGYLGESIYEKLSGKKGFSVRLLAVTVPNLCGSFVAKDSGIFSHADLKGKRVSGNFPTPSLQAQAEAFLANGNLEWKDVIPVPVNSIVEAVKMVMDGRADSSGTTALGTGIVEELNAKKGARFLGVDISPQALERTRKFHPGYPYKVKPDPRYTGVEKEQYAWAYDIYLIAGEQVPDNVIYLITKALWENYKDFDKVNQLLKDWVPDRFVSKEAVIPYHPGAIKFYKEKGVWTKEMEEIQKKLLSKKKA